The genomic DNA ATTGTTTGTGGTTCAGGTCTTGTTATCTCAATGGCGTTTGCCACCAACGGTGGTTTATTGTTGCTTGATTTAGTCGATTACTTCATCAATAACATTGCACTACTAACCAGCTGTATTATTGAATTAGTTATTGTCGCTTGGTTATTTAAGTTGTCTGATATCCGTAAATATGTCAACGATATTTCTGATTTCAGTATTGGAACTTGGTTTGAAATTTGCCTGCGCTTTATTAGCCCAGCAATTCTAGCGATCATTCTTGGTACTAATATCTACAAAACGGTCACTGAAGGTTACGGCGGTTACGCAACTTTTGAATTGGTGATTTTAGGTTGGGGCTTAATCGCTGCAATGTTTATCGTTGCAGTTGTCATCAACAAATCATCTCGTGTTAATAACGAATCAAACTAGGAGTATTATTATGACTACCAGCGCAATTTTTATGATGGTTTTTGGACTTGGCATTACATGGGGCGGTGCCGCTTTGTGTATTCGAAAAGCCATGAAAAGTAGCAAGTAACTTGCTGCTTAACAATTCTTAATTTTACAGTAACTTGTTAATAAAAAGCGGATAGAGATATCCGCTTTTTTTTGCCCTGATTATCACGAGTTTATTACTTGTATCACTCAAATTAACCACTTATGCTATTTTAATGCAATCTCATTAAAGGAATAGCTATGTCGGAACCGGATCCCTTATTACAACCCTTTTTAAGTCAAGTAAACCAAAGCATCGCCTTAGCTAAAAAAGACAAGGTAAGCTTAACGCCAGCCTTGATGCGTGCCAATTTTTCAGTAATGGCAGCACTTGCAGGGCAAGGACCAACGTTAGAGCAAGTATATGATAGTCAGCTCGCCGTCAGTGATCGCCATATTAAGCTTAGGATCTATGTACCCGACTTAACCAAGCCTCTCGCTGTGATGATTTATTTTCATGGCGGTGGTCATATGGTTGGCAGCGTTGAGTTGTATGATCCTATTTGTCGCCGCTTAGCACAGACTAGCCAAGTTATTGTGGTAGCGGTCGAATATCGCTTAGCGCCAGAACATCCCTACCCTAGTGCAATCAACGACGGGGTTGAAGTTTGTCGCAACTACCAAAGTATATTGAGTACACATCAACTCTCTGGCAAGCTCATTGTTGCCGGTGATAGCGCCGGCGGAGCCATGGCAGCCACGTTAGCACAGCGTAGCCAAACCGATGCACAGCTGCAAATTGACATGCAGGTATTAATATACCCCAGCCTAGATTACAGTTTAAGTAGCCAATCATATCAAGATAATGGTCGTGGTTATTTATTAGAAACGGACAAGATACGCTGGTATTTCAGCCATTACTTTCAGCACAATGAAGATCCTAAAGCGGTGTCACCTTTATTTAGGCCAATCGACCAACGATTGCCACCGACTTTAATTTTAAGTGCAGGTTTTGATCCCTTACGCGATGAAGCACATGCCTATTTTGATAAGCTCACCAGCGCCCAAGTCACCTGTGAAATATATCAGTTCAAGCACATGATCCATGCGTTTATCAATCTTGATAGCTTAGTGCCTAGTCAGTGCCAGGCATTATATCAGCGGATATCTCGGTTTGTTAACAACCCGAGCTGACGCGTAGTTAGGATTAAAAATAGTGCTAATAGCCCCCATACAGATGAAGTGCCACCAGATGACGTTTCCGGCTGCAAGGTATTAATATCCGAAGTATCTGTCGCTGGAGTCTCGACTTCAGGAGTTTCAACCTCTGGAGTTTCGATTTCAATTCGGCTCAACAAAATTTTTGCTGTCGTGCTATCGGGCGCTTGATCAAAAACTTCCATTTTAAAGCCGACCGGGCTTAAAATCACCCCCGATTCAGGCTGCTTTGAGTTACTATAATCATCAGTATCTAAAAAAATCGCGACATTGTCAGTTGAATTATCCTTAGATCGCGGCAGCTGCTGATATCTGCCAAAGGCGGCATCAGCAATTTGTTTCAATGAATCTCCACCAGTAATAAAATTTTGATCAGCATCAATCACCGCTAACATTCCATGTCCTGGATGTTCTTCGACTTGATTGTCAGAATAGTTACTGTCACTAAGCCACATTAATATGCCTGGCGAGTAATGTTCACGCGCTAACGAACTGTCCAACTCATTGTGACTGCGCAATTGAATATAATAGGCTTGTGAGTCACGTAAATAACTCGAACCGATAATATCAAAACCGTTAAGTGAAATATCGTTGCTGGCCGAATCACTAGACTCAGCACCAGCGAAAAACTCCTGATTGCTTGCACTGACAATATTAATGTTGTCAACGACAAAACCAAAACCACCCACTGCAAAGTCAGTGACATGTTTGATTGTAATCGTTACCTGCTGGCCAGCGTACGCGCTTAAATCAAACGTTAAAGACCGCCATTGATTACTGGTAGATGTGCCCGTTAAAATATGTTGCAGCCCTGCTAAATCACCAGTACCGCTAGCGGTGTATTGATTGGCGGCTAGTGGCTGGTCATTAGCCATAACCTGAACATAATCATAGTTTTGTTCAAGCTCCCATTGCGCCTGCATGCTTAAACTACTGCTTGAGTTAGCCGCGATTGCTACCGTAAACGATAACTCGCTGGTCGATAAGTTTTTATGTTTAGAAAAATACTGATAACTACCTTGATAAGGCGTTTTAAATGCTTGTGACTGCGGTGACAAATTAACCTTAATTTGATTGATGCCCGCCCCATGATTTACCGCTTCCACCAACGCAATCTCGGTCACGGCCTGCGTTAAATCGCTGGCATTGATTTGTTGTTGATTAATCCAGTTGCCGCCATAGGCAGCTTGCAAAGTATCGCGTGCTAACGGACTAAAAGTAACAGGTTCAGTACCCGCTATCTCGCCAAGCCAAGTACCAGCCGCCATCACCGACCAATTAGCCACAGGCGCGCCAACTGTACTATTATCAGTATCGTATTCATCTAACAAACCAAGATCATGTCCAAACTCGTGAGCCACTACCCCAGCGGCTGCATCGATCGGTACAATAGTAAACCCCTCAACTTTAAGCGAACTGCCGATCACAGATTGTGGAGAGCTGCCCACCGCAAATCGCTGCGACCAAATAGCGTTTTCTCTTAATACCCCACCACCGGCTTCTTCGCCAATGCTTGAATGAAACACCATAATGTGGTCAACCACACCATCGGGCTCCCAGTAATTACCATCGTCATCAAAATCGTCAGGATCCTCGAGATCATAATCAGCTAAATTAACTGTCCCTTGAGCGACTGCAGCATTGACCGCTTCAAGCACTAATTCAGCAACATTTCCTTCATCACCGCTGCCATAATAACTGGCATTATGACTGGCGGTATACCAACCAAAAACATTACCTTCAAAACTAAAACTATTACCAGATTCTTGATCAAAATATTGGGCCACTGACAGTAAGTTATCGCCGATGTAATCATCAGGTCCGGAGTAACCCGATGAAGAAAATAACATCTCGTTATAATGTGCCGGCGTATAAGTGTTATAAAACATCTCGGTATCATCTGCTATCAGTCGATTATTGTTATAAGGCAAATCGGGAAAGTCGATTAATAACACCAGTACATTGACCTTAACGTTATTAGTCACCGGTGCTTTAGCTAACGCACGAACCTGAACTGATTTTACTTTAGAGACTGGCGGTACCACACGCAGCGGCAATCGTTTGGTTGTCGTTGATGACTGATAATTTTTATTATGGTCGTTGATGTATTGAGTTACTGCGGCATTAATAGCGTCGTCGGAAGCATCTTGTTCAAGCTCGTTTCGCTGTTTTAGCCAATAAGCAATTCGTTCATGATTGATTAATACTGGATCCGCGGCCATCGACTGCGATACGGCAGCAGCCTCACCGGTTAAAAAAAACAAACAGAATAAGAGTGACGGTGACTTTATCGAATTAAAATTCATTTACGATCCTTAACTAACGGCATTTTTTATGCAATATACGTTGTTTTTTATTAATATATTCTCTGACTAATCGCTCTTGTTGCTCACGACTAAGTGTAGGATCAATCTCGTCTGCATTAATTAACATCGTCCTTATTTTGTCCATATCACGGACCGGTGGTGAGAAACCACAAGCAGGCCTGAGCTTATCAGTTTTTTTTATCGCTGAAGAACTGCCCACAGATTCGGTTACATTCGGACTAACTTGGGCCTTACTGAGCGGTGTTGTCACTTCAGCTTGAGAGTGATTTTCTACCGCACTGCACGCCGACAACAAAAAACAAGCGATTAAACCCGTCATATTAAATTTCATTATAAACTCTTTATCCAATTTCTTACCTAAAGTCTCGCGCGCTAATATAGCACTATCACTTTGTAATTGAGACTTATTACTGTTAACCAGCCTAGATACTGCTCAAATTATAGCTGCTGGAGCATATTACGTAGTATTACTTAGTCAAAATACGTAGTCATGCCAATAACACCTGTCCGCAACATTAGATACTATCAACTAGCAAACTAGCTACCTATTAATAACAATAAATTTACAATTAGATGTAACTATAAATAAACGGAGCGTCACCATGAAATTTAATAAAAAAGCACTCGTTGTTGCAGTACTTGCAGCAACAACTATTGCTGCACCTGCAATAGCTGCCGACAAATTATTACTAAAAACGCCAATTGCTTTTGGCTCACACTTACCAGCCTTAGGTACCCCTATTAAATGGGTTTCTGAAGAGTTGAAAGTGATTAGTGGTGGCAATCTGAAAATGAAAATTTATGAGCCTGGCAAACTAGTGGGTGCCAAAGAAATTCTTGATGCGGTTTCTTCGGGCAAAGTAAACTCTGGTTATGCTACGGCGGGTTACTGGCAAGGTAAAATTCCTGCAGCTTCTTTATTTTCAGCAGTACCTTTTGGCCCAGAAGCGGGCGAGTACATGGCATGGATGTATTACGGTAATGGCCTAAAGTTATATCAAGAAATGTATGATCAAGCCGGTTACAACGTACATGTTATTCCATGTGCCATTATCTCGCCTGAAACATCTGGTTGGTTCAAAAAGCCAATTGATAAGCTAGAAGATCTGCAAGGTCTTAACATCCGTTTCTTCGGCCTTGGTGCTAAAGTAATGGAAAACTTAGGAGTTGGTACCGTTCAATTACCTGGTGGTGAAATCTTCGGCGCACTTGAAAAAGGTGCAATCGATGCTTCTGAATTTTCACAACCTGCGATAGATCAATTGTTAGGCCTGCACAAGATAGCTAAATTCAATTACTTCCCTGGTTGGCATCAACAAGCCACGATCTTCGAACTGTTGATTAATGGTGATACTTGGAAAAAAATGGACAAAACCCAGCGTTCACTTGTCAACACCACGTGTAAAGCGTCAATGGCGCAGTCAATTGCCGAAGGTGAAGCATCACAATTTGATGTCATGAAAGGTTACGCTGACAAAGGTGTTGAAATCCGTTACTGGAGTGATGAAATGTTAGGTCACTTTGAAAATAGCTGGAATGAAGTGGCTGCAAACATGAAAAAAGAAGATAAGTTCTTTGATAAGGTTTACACCGATTTATCTCAATTTAGAGCCAACTATGACTTATGGGAAGAAAACGCTTTCTTACCTCGTAAAACTCGTTAATTGTTAGATATATAGTCTGGCCTCAATCTTTGAGGCCTTTTTTTGTTCAGGACGAACGTAAGCCATTTTTCTAAAGGACTTGTTAGTGGCGATATTTTTTGGAGAAACATTGTGAATAATATCAAGATGCAGCCGCCAGTGCCCATCGCTGATGCTCTCGACAACTTTATTAAGAAAGTTAGTCACTCGGTAGCCTGGGTTTATGTTTTACTCATTCTTGTGATTATTACCCAAGTTTTCTTGCGTAAAGGCTTTGCCAACGGCCAAATCTGGCTCGAAGAGTTACAGTGGCACTTGTATGCCATTGGAGTAATGTTTGGTTTGGCTTATGCGCAAGTCAATAATGCGCATGTCAGGGTTGATTTACTCTATTCAAATTTCAGTCAAAGAACCAAATATATTATTGACATTATTGGGGTGCTATTTTTCGTACTTCCCTTTATCTACATTGTATTTATCCATAGTTTAGATTTTGTGGCCGATGCTTGGCGTACCGGCGAGTCATCTGAGTCACCTTCGGGTTTGCCGTTTCGATGGTTAATTAAATCAGCTATCCCCTTGAGCATGGCATTTTTCGCATTATCGAGCATTTCGCGTCTGATTAGAGACACGACGTTATTGCTACGAGGAGATAAATAATGGATATAAATCAAATATTAGTACTGTCGATGTTCGGCAGTTTTATCTTGCTATTGTTTACTGGTATTCCCGTAGCCTATGTTCTGGCGGGTGTTGGCGTGCTGTTCACTTTTGTCGCCGGTTATTCAGACGAACACTGGGACTCAATGACCGGACTCGATTTCCAAACCTTGGGTTTAATCGTTAATCGTGTCTATCAAATAATGGGCAATTGGATTCTCGTCGCGCTGCCGATGTTCATTTTCATGGGCATCATGTTAGACAAATCTGGCGTGGCCGAGCGTTTAATGATCTCAATGCAAGAGTTATTTGGTCGAGTTCATGGCGGTTTAGCCATTACGGTAACCTCGATTGGTATTATCTTAGCTGCTTCAACTGGCATCATCGGTGCATCAGTCGTATTACTGGCAGTGATGTCATTGCCGGCAATGCAAAAGCAAGGTTATTCTAAAACCTTGGCTTTGGGCACGATAGCGAGTGCGGGCACCTTAGGCATTCTAATTCCACCAAGCATCATGCTGGTGATCATGGCTGACCAACTTGGGTTAAGTGTTGGCGATCTGTTTATGGCCGCGGTCTTTCCTGGTTTGATGTTAGGTTTGTTATATATTTTGTATATTCTAATCGTCGGTATGGTTAACCCAAAAGCAGCACCTATTCCTGCAGATGCTAAGCCGGTGACATTCGCAACCGTTGTTAGAGTGCTCAAAGCTATTATCCCAACGCTGCTATTAATTTTTAGCGTGTTAGGTTCAATATTTACCGGTATTGCCACCCCAACAGAAGCGTCAGGCGTTGGCGCATTGGGCGCAACTCTTTTGGCAATGTATAACAAAAGGTTCAGTTTTAAAGTACTCAAAGATGTAATGCACAACACCATGAATACCACCTCATACATCTTTGCCATATTTATCGGTGCGAGTTTGTTCTCTTTAGTGTTACGAGAATTAGGCGGCGATGAAGTGATTGAGTCTTTCCTAACTGGCCTTCCTTTTGGTCCTTACGGAATCATAGCCTTTATCTTGTTAGTGGTATTTTTCCTTGGCTTCTTCCTTGATTGGATTGAAATCACCTTAATTGTATTACCTTTGTTGGCACCGGTTATTGGCGCGTTAGATATTGCTATCAATGGTTATGGCGTGGTCGACGACCCTAAAATGGTCTGGTTTGTAATGCTCGTTGCCATGACACTGCAAACCTCCTTCTTAACCCCCCCCGTCGGCTTTGCCCTGTTTTATTTAAAAGGCGTTTGTCCGCCAGATATCAAGTTGATTGATATCTACAAAGGTGTAATGCCGTTCATTGGGTTGCAATTATTTGCCTTGGTCCTCTTAATATTCTGGCCAGAAATAGCCTTGTGGTTGCCCGCAATCGCTTATTCCTGATAGCTTATTGCTAACTTCTGATAATTAAGACTTTAACTACGCCAATCATATTGATTGGCGTTTTTCGTTATGTTAAGCCACACGTACAATTAAGTAGCGTTGTTATTTTATCAAACTCCTGAACGTTCGATTTGTTATGAGCCTAGATCCAACTTAGCTGCGAGCTGACAATATTTTTACGCTGGAATTAGCAAGATCTGAAAATATAATATCAATAGCAATAGCTGCATTGCTAACGCAAGGTTTCAAGTCTTGAACCCTTTTATATCTGTGTCGATACTCCGATGCTGGCCCTATTATCACGGGCTAACACATTAAAATTACATCTTAAAATAATACCGTAAGATCAAAAAAGCCGGCATCGAAGTGCCGGCTTTATATCGCACAACAAATATTTAGAACATGTCGTTAGGCAGTGCCATTAATGTGCTAACACCAGATTTAACTGCGCCGATATGTGCTTGTTGACGAGGTAATAAACGGGCAAAGAAAAAGTCAGCCACTGCTAGCTTACCTTCATAAAACGGATTATCGTCACTTTGCTGCTCTTTAGCCGCAGCAACTGAGAT from Gammaproteobacteria bacterium includes the following:
- a CDS encoding MetS family NSS transporter small subunit — its product is MTTSAIFMMVFGLGITWGGAALCIRKAMKSSK
- a CDS encoding alpha/beta hydrolase — protein: MSEPDPLLQPFLSQVNQSIALAKKDKVSLTPALMRANFSVMAALAGQGPTLEQVYDSQLAVSDRHIKLRIYVPDLTKPLAVMIYFHGGGHMVGSVELYDPICRRLAQTSQVIVVAVEYRLAPEHPYPSAINDGVEVCRNYQSILSTHQLSGKLIVAGDSAGGAMAATLAQRSQTDAQLQIDMQVLIYPSLDYSLSSQSYQDNGRGYLLETDKIRWYFSHYFQHNEDPKAVSPLFRPIDQRLPPTLILSAGFDPLRDEAHAYFDKLTSAQVTCEIYQFKHMIHAFINLDSLVPSQCQALYQRISRFVNNPS
- a CDS encoding immune inhibitor A, with translation MNFNSIKSPSLLFCLFFLTGEAAAVSQSMAADPVLINHERIAYWLKQRNELEQDASDDAINAAVTQYINDHNKNYQSSTTTKRLPLRVVPPVSKVKSVQVRALAKAPVTNNVKVNVLVLLIDFPDLPYNNNRLIADDTEMFYNTYTPAHYNEMLFSSSGYSGPDDYIGDNLLSVAQYFDQESGNSFSFEGNVFGWYTASHNASYYGSGDEGNVAELVLEAVNAAVAQGTVNLADYDLEDPDDFDDDGNYWEPDGVVDHIMVFHSSIGEEAGGGVLRENAIWSQRFAVGSSPQSVIGSSLKVEGFTIVPIDAAAGVVAHEFGHDLGLLDEYDTDNSTVGAPVANWSVMAAGTWLGEIAGTEPVTFSPLARDTLQAAYGGNWINQQQINASDLTQAVTEIALVEAVNHGAGINQIKVNLSPQSQAFKTPYQGSYQYFSKHKNLSTSELSFTVAIAANSSSSLSMQAQWELEQNYDYVQVMANDQPLAANQYTASGTGDLAGLQHILTGTSTSNQWRSLTFDLSAYAGQQVTITIKHVTDFAVGGFGFVVDNINIVSASNQEFFAGAESSDSASNDISLNGFDIIGSSYLRDSQAYYIQLRSHNELDSSLAREHYSPGILMWLSDSNYSDNQVEEHPGHGMLAVIDADQNFITGGDSLKQIADAAFGRYQQLPRSKDNSTDNVAIFLDTDDYSNSKQPESGVILSPVGFKMEVFDQAPDSTTAKILLSRIEIETPEVETPEVETPATDTSDINTLQPETSSGGTSSVWGLLALFLILTTRQLGLLTNRDIR
- a CDS encoding TRAP transporter substrate-binding protein — protein: MKFNKKALVVAVLAATTIAAPAIAADKLLLKTPIAFGSHLPALGTPIKWVSEELKVISGGNLKMKIYEPGKLVGAKEILDAVSSGKVNSGYATAGYWQGKIPAASLFSAVPFGPEAGEYMAWMYYGNGLKLYQEMYDQAGYNVHVIPCAIISPETSGWFKKPIDKLEDLQGLNIRFFGLGAKVMENLGVGTVQLPGGEIFGALEKGAIDASEFSQPAIDQLLGLHKIAKFNYFPGWHQQATIFELLINGDTWKKMDKTQRSLVNTTCKASMAQSIAEGEASQFDVMKGYADKGVEIRYWSDEMLGHFENSWNEVAANMKKEDKFFDKVYTDLSQFRANYDLWEENAFLPRKTR
- a CDS encoding TRAP transporter small permease subunit — its product is MQPPVPIADALDNFIKKVSHSVAWVYVLLILVIITQVFLRKGFANGQIWLEELQWHLYAIGVMFGLAYAQVNNAHVRVDLLYSNFSQRTKYIIDIIGVLFFVLPFIYIVFIHSLDFVADAWRTGESSESPSGLPFRWLIKSAIPLSMAFFALSSISRLIRDTTLLLRGDK
- a CDS encoding TRAP transporter large permease subunit encodes the protein MDINQILVLSMFGSFILLLFTGIPVAYVLAGVGVLFTFVAGYSDEHWDSMTGLDFQTLGLIVNRVYQIMGNWILVALPMFIFMGIMLDKSGVAERLMISMQELFGRVHGGLAITVTSIGIILAASTGIIGASVVLLAVMSLPAMQKQGYSKTLALGTIASAGTLGILIPPSIMLVIMADQLGLSVGDLFMAAVFPGLMLGLLYILYILIVGMVNPKAAPIPADAKPVTFATVVRVLKAIIPTLLLIFSVLGSIFTGIATPTEASGVGALGATLLAMYNKRFSFKVLKDVMHNTMNTTSYIFAIFIGASLFSLVLRELGGDEVIESFLTGLPFGPYGIIAFILLVVFFLGFFLDWIEITLIVLPLLAPVIGALDIAINGYGVVDDPKMVWFVMLVAMTLQTSFLTPPVGFALFYLKGVCPPDIKLIDIYKGVMPFIGLQLFALVLLIFWPEIALWLPAIAYS